Proteins from one Argopecten irradians isolate NY chromosome 15, Ai_NY, whole genome shotgun sequence genomic window:
- the LOC138309820 gene encoding von Willebrand factor A domain-containing protein 5A-like isoform X2 has protein sequence MYGLRIQHEEGASSQVPLKSVGVDVTIKGFVANVQSTLTYENQKEAAVETVFVFPIDDQSAVYQFEADIDGRHIVAECQDKEQARETYKDALKTGHTAMLLSESDTSGDVFECKLGNLPPHGAATLTFSYVTELTTDSEGIVTFTLPTVLNPRYTPPGFEMSPPSSDAIHYTDIQYQMRFVTKVEGQHLIKAIVPKMDMLKVELAEDKKSANVTLDDATKFKFDHDLSLTLEYEDVFQPTVILEKGQNSKEGFLKSDVVMMDFLPDLRSVPELTEAEFVFVIDCSGSMGGDRIAKAKETVLLLLKSLPVGCFFNVVAFGSSFKWWFTSSMKYDETSLEEALVLQKGLDANLGGTEILQPLESLYAQPLHTAKFRQVFLLTDGDVSNTNQVITLARRNAANTRIFTFGIGEGASTSLVRNVAKVTNGLATFVTDKEKLQNKVMTVLNHAMQQPVTNLNLEWNLPPSCTAINIPQQAPVVFKGQKVITYALINGVEHLTEDTQCSVVLKGDIGKENSIYYTLNFDLLSVVESADSFPVHRLAAKTQIKDFETAGDDSEKGEITLLSMSANVVSRYTAFVGVDKDKKELVDGGRLVQRRDLDSYWDIPGGTMLSYGARQGLCDVVYGSSSPFLRHSSLYSRYHIHTLNSIEHDGTSDVMTLIDLQKFDGSWVLDQDLAGALHQSEDFLKSILPDNLDTSVWATALGVACLQKKFASEKTLWELIEKKALAWLSSQNLAGKTVSELVILARDVLSSPP, from the exons ATGTACGGTCTTAGGATACAACATGAAGAAGGAGCCAGCTCTCAAG TACCCCTAAAGTCGGTAGGAGTTGATGTGACGATCAAGGGGTTCGTTGCCAACGTCCAATCGACCTTGACCTATGAGAACCAGAAGGAGGCTGCCGTGGAGACGGTGTTTGTGTTCCCGATCGACGACCAGTCGGCTGTGTATCAGTTCGAGGCTGATATCGACGGCCGTCACATCGTCGCGGAATGTCAGGACAAAGAACAG GCCAGAgaaacctataaggatgctcTTAAAACTGGTCACACGGCCATGTTGCTCTCCGAGTCTGATACATCCGGGGACGTGTTTGAGTGTAAACTCGGCAATCTACCGCCTCACGGAGCTGCCACGTTAACCTTTTCCTACGTCACAGAGCTGACCACCGACAGTGAAGGGATAGTGACCTTCACATTACCTACTGTCCTTAACCCGAGATACACTCCTCCGG GTTTCGAGATGTCCCCTCCCTCTTCTGACGCCATTCACTATACAGACATTCAGTACCAGATGCGATTTGTGACTAAGGTCGAAGGTCAACATTTGATAAAAGCAATTGTGCCAAAGATGGACATGCTGAAAGTGGAGTTGGCAGAGGACAAAAAGTCAGCAAAT GTAACCCTTGACGATGCCACAAAATTCAAATTCGACCATGACCTTTCCCTGACTCTGGAATATGAAGATGTTTTTCAACCGACGGTTATTTTAGAGAAAGGCCAAAACAGCAAAG AAGGGTTCCTGAAAAGTGACGTTGTGATGATGGACTTCCTGCCTGACTTAAGATCAGTACCAGAACTGACAGAAGCAGAATTTGTCTTCGTTATAGACTGCTCAG GGAGCATGGGAGGAGATCGAATCGCGAAGGCAAAAGAAACCGTTCTACTCCTACTCAAAAGCCTGCCTGTAGGATGCTTCTTTAATGTGGTAGCTTTTGGGAGTTCATTTAAGTGGTGGTTCACAAG TTCTATGAAATATGACGAAACCAGTTTAGAGGAAGCACTTGTACTACAGAAAGGTTTGGACGCTAACCTTGGCGGTACAGAAATACTGCAACCTTTGGAATCTCTTTATGCCCAG CCGCTTCATACAGCCAAATTCCGACAG GTGTTCCTGTTGACGGATGGAGACGTATCCAACACCAACCAAGTCATCACACTGGCGAGGAGAAATGCCGCAAATACAAG aaTCTTTACCTTTGGTATTGGAGAAGGAGCATCCACATCACTCGTGAGGAATGTTGCTAAGGTTACCAATGGGTTGGCCACTTTTGTCACAGACAAGGAGAAACTGCAGAACAAG GTTATGACTGTTCTGAATCATGCCATGCAGCAGCCGGTAACCAACCTAAATCTAGAATGGAATCTTCCACCAAGCTGCACAGCTATCAATATTCCCCAACAGGCTCCAGTTGTATTCAAAGGACAGAAAGTTATCACTTATGCCCTGATCAATGGAGTAGAACACCTAACTGAG GACACTCAATGTTCAGTAGTTCTGAAAGGTGACATTGGTAAGGAAAATTCAATATACTACACCCTGAATTTTGACCTCTTGTCTGTGGTCGAATCTGCTGACTCATTTCCTGTCCATCGTCTTGCAGCAAAGACCCAGATAAAGGACTTCGAGACAGCAG gtGATGATAGTgagaaaggggagataacacttcTCAGTATGTCTGCAAACGTTGTGTCTCGGTACACGGCATTTGTTGGTGTGGACAAAGACAAGAAGGAACTTGTGGACGGAGGTAGACTAGTACAAAGACGTGATTTAGACAGTTACTGGGATATACCGGGTGGAACGATGTTGTCTTATGGTGCG AGACAAGGACTTTGTGACGTTGTATATGGTTCTAGTAGTCCATTCCTACGGCATTCATCAC TATATTCCAGATATCATATCCACACATTGAACTCCATTGAACATGACGGAACATCAGATGTTATGACGCTGATAGATCTACAGAAATTTGACGGGAGTTGGGTACTGGATCAAGATCTTGCTGGAGCACTTCATCAAAGTGAAGATTTCCTAAAATCAATACTTCCAGATAATCTT gatacatcagtctgggcgacagctttaggtgtggctTGTCTACAGAAGAAGTTTGCTTCTGAAAAGACTCTTTGGGAACTTATAGAGAAGAAGGCCCTGGCATGGCTGTCCTCCCAGAATCTGGCGGGAAAAACCGTTAGTGAACTTGTCATTCTCGCCCGCGATGTCCTGTCATCGCCTCCATGA
- the LOC138309820 gene encoding von Willebrand factor A domain-containing protein 5A-like isoform X3 has product MYGLRIQHEEGASSQGKAIVLPGSKTVPLKSVGVDVTIKGFVANVQSTLTYENQKEAAVETVFVFPIDDQSAVYQFEADIDGRHIVAECQDKEQARETYKDALKTGHTAMLLSESDTSGDVFECKLGNLPPHGAATLTFSYVTELTTDSEGIVTFTLPTVLNPRYTPPGFEMSPPSSDAIHYTDIQYQMRFVTKVEGQHLIKAIVPKMDMLKVELAEDKKSANVTLDDATKFKFDHDLSLTLEYEDVFQPTVILEKGQNSKEGFLKSDVVMMDFLPDLRSVPELTEAEFVFVIDCSGSMGGDRIAKAKETVLLLLKSLPVGCFFNVVAFGSSFKWWFTSSMKYDETSLEEALVLQKGLDANLGGTEILQPLESLYAQPLHTAKFRQVFLLTDGDVSNTNQVITLARRNAANTRIFTFGIGEGASTSLVRNVAKVTNGLATFVTDKEKLQNKVMTVLNHAMQQPVTNLNLEWNLPPSCTAINIPQQAPVVFKGQKVITYALINGVEHLTEDTQCSVVLKGDIGKENSIYYTLNFDLLSVVESADSFPVHRLAAKTQIKDFETAGDDSEKGEITLLSMSANVVSRYTAFVGVDKDKKELVDGGRLVQRRDLDSYWDIPGGTMLSYGARQGLCDVVYGSSSPFLRHSSHIISTH; this is encoded by the exons ATGTACGGTCTTAGGATACAACATGAAGAAGGAGCCAGCTCTCAAGGTAAGGCAATTGTTCTACCGGGATCTAAAACAG TACCCCTAAAGTCGGTAGGAGTTGATGTGACGATCAAGGGGTTCGTTGCCAACGTCCAATCGACCTTGACCTATGAGAACCAGAAGGAGGCTGCCGTGGAGACGGTGTTTGTGTTCCCGATCGACGACCAGTCGGCTGTGTATCAGTTCGAGGCTGATATCGACGGCCGTCACATCGTCGCGGAATGTCAGGACAAAGAACAG GCCAGAgaaacctataaggatgctcTTAAAACTGGTCACACGGCCATGTTGCTCTCCGAGTCTGATACATCCGGGGACGTGTTTGAGTGTAAACTCGGCAATCTACCGCCTCACGGAGCTGCCACGTTAACCTTTTCCTACGTCACAGAGCTGACCACCGACAGTGAAGGGATAGTGACCTTCACATTACCTACTGTCCTTAACCCGAGATACACTCCTCCGG GTTTCGAGATGTCCCCTCCCTCTTCTGACGCCATTCACTATACAGACATTCAGTACCAGATGCGATTTGTGACTAAGGTCGAAGGTCAACATTTGATAAAAGCAATTGTGCCAAAGATGGACATGCTGAAAGTGGAGTTGGCAGAGGACAAAAAGTCAGCAAAT GTAACCCTTGACGATGCCACAAAATTCAAATTCGACCATGACCTTTCCCTGACTCTGGAATATGAAGATGTTTTTCAACCGACGGTTATTTTAGAGAAAGGCCAAAACAGCAAAG AAGGGTTCCTGAAAAGTGACGTTGTGATGATGGACTTCCTGCCTGACTTAAGATCAGTACCAGAACTGACAGAAGCAGAATTTGTCTTCGTTATAGACTGCTCAG GGAGCATGGGAGGAGATCGAATCGCGAAGGCAAAAGAAACCGTTCTACTCCTACTCAAAAGCCTGCCTGTAGGATGCTTCTTTAATGTGGTAGCTTTTGGGAGTTCATTTAAGTGGTGGTTCACAAG TTCTATGAAATATGACGAAACCAGTTTAGAGGAAGCACTTGTACTACAGAAAGGTTTGGACGCTAACCTTGGCGGTACAGAAATACTGCAACCTTTGGAATCTCTTTATGCCCAG CCGCTTCATACAGCCAAATTCCGACAG GTGTTCCTGTTGACGGATGGAGACGTATCCAACACCAACCAAGTCATCACACTGGCGAGGAGAAATGCCGCAAATACAAG aaTCTTTACCTTTGGTATTGGAGAAGGAGCATCCACATCACTCGTGAGGAATGTTGCTAAGGTTACCAATGGGTTGGCCACTTTTGTCACAGACAAGGAGAAACTGCAGAACAAG GTTATGACTGTTCTGAATCATGCCATGCAGCAGCCGGTAACCAACCTAAATCTAGAATGGAATCTTCCACCAAGCTGCACAGCTATCAATATTCCCCAACAGGCTCCAGTTGTATTCAAAGGACAGAAAGTTATCACTTATGCCCTGATCAATGGAGTAGAACACCTAACTGAG GACACTCAATGTTCAGTAGTTCTGAAAGGTGACATTGGTAAGGAAAATTCAATATACTACACCCTGAATTTTGACCTCTTGTCTGTGGTCGAATCTGCTGACTCATTTCCTGTCCATCGTCTTGCAGCAAAGACCCAGATAAAGGACTTCGAGACAGCAG gtGATGATAGTgagaaaggggagataacacttcTCAGTATGTCTGCAAACGTTGTGTCTCGGTACACGGCATTTGTTGGTGTGGACAAAGACAAGAAGGAACTTGTGGACGGAGGTAGACTAGTACAAAGACGTGATTTAGACAGTTACTGGGATATACCGGGTGGAACGATGTTGTCTTATGGTGCG AGACAAGGACTTTGTGACGTTGTATATGGTTCTAGTAGTCCATTCCTACGGCATTCATCAC ATATCATATCCACACATTGA
- the LOC138309820 gene encoding von Willebrand factor A domain-containing protein 5A-like isoform X1: MYGLRIQHEEGASSQGKAIVLPGSKTVPLKSVGVDVTIKGFVANVQSTLTYENQKEAAVETVFVFPIDDQSAVYQFEADIDGRHIVAECQDKEQARETYKDALKTGHTAMLLSESDTSGDVFECKLGNLPPHGAATLTFSYVTELTTDSEGIVTFTLPTVLNPRYTPPGFEMSPPSSDAIHYTDIQYQMRFVTKVEGQHLIKAIVPKMDMLKVELAEDKKSANVTLDDATKFKFDHDLSLTLEYEDVFQPTVILEKGQNSKEGFLKSDVVMMDFLPDLRSVPELTEAEFVFVIDCSGSMGGDRIAKAKETVLLLLKSLPVGCFFNVVAFGSSFKWWFTSSMKYDETSLEEALVLQKGLDANLGGTEILQPLESLYAQPLHTAKFRQVFLLTDGDVSNTNQVITLARRNAANTRIFTFGIGEGASTSLVRNVAKVTNGLATFVTDKEKLQNKVMTVLNHAMQQPVTNLNLEWNLPPSCTAINIPQQAPVVFKGQKVITYALINGVEHLTEDTQCSVVLKGDIGKENSIYYTLNFDLLSVVESADSFPVHRLAAKTQIKDFETAGDDSEKGEITLLSMSANVVSRYTAFVGVDKDKKELVDGGRLVQRRDLDSYWDIPGGTMLSYGARQGLCDVVYGSSSPFLRHSSLYSRYHIHTLNSIEHDGTSDVMTLIDLQKFDGSWVLDQDLAGALHQSEDFLKSILPDNLDTSVWATALGVACLQKKFASEKTLWELIEKKALAWLSSQNLAGKTVSELVILARDVLSSPP, translated from the exons ATGTACGGTCTTAGGATACAACATGAAGAAGGAGCCAGCTCTCAAGGTAAGGCAATTGTTCTACCGGGATCTAAAACAG TACCCCTAAAGTCGGTAGGAGTTGATGTGACGATCAAGGGGTTCGTTGCCAACGTCCAATCGACCTTGACCTATGAGAACCAGAAGGAGGCTGCCGTGGAGACGGTGTTTGTGTTCCCGATCGACGACCAGTCGGCTGTGTATCAGTTCGAGGCTGATATCGACGGCCGTCACATCGTCGCGGAATGTCAGGACAAAGAACAG GCCAGAgaaacctataaggatgctcTTAAAACTGGTCACACGGCCATGTTGCTCTCCGAGTCTGATACATCCGGGGACGTGTTTGAGTGTAAACTCGGCAATCTACCGCCTCACGGAGCTGCCACGTTAACCTTTTCCTACGTCACAGAGCTGACCACCGACAGTGAAGGGATAGTGACCTTCACATTACCTACTGTCCTTAACCCGAGATACACTCCTCCGG GTTTCGAGATGTCCCCTCCCTCTTCTGACGCCATTCACTATACAGACATTCAGTACCAGATGCGATTTGTGACTAAGGTCGAAGGTCAACATTTGATAAAAGCAATTGTGCCAAAGATGGACATGCTGAAAGTGGAGTTGGCAGAGGACAAAAAGTCAGCAAAT GTAACCCTTGACGATGCCACAAAATTCAAATTCGACCATGACCTTTCCCTGACTCTGGAATATGAAGATGTTTTTCAACCGACGGTTATTTTAGAGAAAGGCCAAAACAGCAAAG AAGGGTTCCTGAAAAGTGACGTTGTGATGATGGACTTCCTGCCTGACTTAAGATCAGTACCAGAACTGACAGAAGCAGAATTTGTCTTCGTTATAGACTGCTCAG GGAGCATGGGAGGAGATCGAATCGCGAAGGCAAAAGAAACCGTTCTACTCCTACTCAAAAGCCTGCCTGTAGGATGCTTCTTTAATGTGGTAGCTTTTGGGAGTTCATTTAAGTGGTGGTTCACAAG TTCTATGAAATATGACGAAACCAGTTTAGAGGAAGCACTTGTACTACAGAAAGGTTTGGACGCTAACCTTGGCGGTACAGAAATACTGCAACCTTTGGAATCTCTTTATGCCCAG CCGCTTCATACAGCCAAATTCCGACAG GTGTTCCTGTTGACGGATGGAGACGTATCCAACACCAACCAAGTCATCACACTGGCGAGGAGAAATGCCGCAAATACAAG aaTCTTTACCTTTGGTATTGGAGAAGGAGCATCCACATCACTCGTGAGGAATGTTGCTAAGGTTACCAATGGGTTGGCCACTTTTGTCACAGACAAGGAGAAACTGCAGAACAAG GTTATGACTGTTCTGAATCATGCCATGCAGCAGCCGGTAACCAACCTAAATCTAGAATGGAATCTTCCACCAAGCTGCACAGCTATCAATATTCCCCAACAGGCTCCAGTTGTATTCAAAGGACAGAAAGTTATCACTTATGCCCTGATCAATGGAGTAGAACACCTAACTGAG GACACTCAATGTTCAGTAGTTCTGAAAGGTGACATTGGTAAGGAAAATTCAATATACTACACCCTGAATTTTGACCTCTTGTCTGTGGTCGAATCTGCTGACTCATTTCCTGTCCATCGTCTTGCAGCAAAGACCCAGATAAAGGACTTCGAGACAGCAG gtGATGATAGTgagaaaggggagataacacttcTCAGTATGTCTGCAAACGTTGTGTCTCGGTACACGGCATTTGTTGGTGTGGACAAAGACAAGAAGGAACTTGTGGACGGAGGTAGACTAGTACAAAGACGTGATTTAGACAGTTACTGGGATATACCGGGTGGAACGATGTTGTCTTATGGTGCG AGACAAGGACTTTGTGACGTTGTATATGGTTCTAGTAGTCCATTCCTACGGCATTCATCAC TATATTCCAGATATCATATCCACACATTGAACTCCATTGAACATGACGGAACATCAGATGTTATGACGCTGATAGATCTACAGAAATTTGACGGGAGTTGGGTACTGGATCAAGATCTTGCTGGAGCACTTCATCAAAGTGAAGATTTCCTAAAATCAATACTTCCAGATAATCTT gatacatcagtctgggcgacagctttaggtgtggctTGTCTACAGAAGAAGTTTGCTTCTGAAAAGACTCTTTGGGAACTTATAGAGAAGAAGGCCCTGGCATGGCTGTCCTCCCAGAATCTGGCGGGAAAAACCGTTAGTGAACTTGTCATTCTCGCCCGCGATGTCCTGTCATCGCCTCCATGA